The nucleotide window GCGAGAAACCTGACGAAGTCCACCCCACTTTTCCAATGCCCGTGCTATATCAAAGCGCCCTGTGGGAAAATTCCATCATGTACTAACTTCAAATTGGGAGTGGGATAAAGTTACAGCCATCAGTTGTGATGTTACAACTTTCATCCATCTTTCTTTGCTAGACTTGAAAGTAAGCAAACCTATGGTTTGTTGCTGtaaacaacaaaatcaaaattgaggGGAATATCTTAACCAACCTGCACGTTCAAATGACCTTCTGCTAGGCATAAATGAAGGGTCCATTCCCCAGCTCCTTTGAAATCTACTTATCTGCATGAAGATGTAAACAATGTTATGCATAGATGCTTAACATTTATCCTTCATCATGTCAttgttatttaactttttaGATTGTCATTCTGGTTAAGAGAATAAGTGGTAACTAGATTGGAACTTTTGCACGCTCACCTCATAATGCAAATTTTCAAGATTGTCCCAGTAACCCTTTGGTTTGCGGTGTTTGTAAGCCAGAGAGAGGTTCATTATAGTTGCAATCTTTCTGAATCCACCCATGCGATTTATAGCCTTCTCAATATCCACTCTTCCGTGCAAACGAAGTTGCTTCCTCATTGGCATAAATCCTTCTTGTCCATGTTCTGCAATGAATTTCAGGAGTTCAGATTTTAGTACTTCAATATCCCTTTGTAAACCTGGAACTCTTGGTCGTTGTTGAGATGAGCTTTGAGCATTGCAATCAAACAAGTCTTCTGCTGAACAATAGCTGTCATCATCTTCAAAGCCAGATGGAACAGTTTGTTGCCCCAAATCTGTATTCTGCTTACATGCTTCGAACATATTTGATGCTGTCCTATTCTCAATATAGTCTCTTATTGCACACAAATTTGATGGGAGATCTTCATATATGACCTGAAATAATATTGTCAAAAGAAATAACATTTCAGTTCTGGCATTCAAATACTcagtatatgtgtgtgtgtattgttTGAATTGACAAACAAGTGATCAATTTTCTCCAAGATTGTATCTAATTGGCAAACACCTCTTCCATGATAGCTTCAGAAAGGAAAGTGTCTTTGCGCATTTTTGACTCCACGGAGTATTTTAGCAGTGTGTGATGATTTCCTAGTTGCTCAAAAGTCCATTTTCCATGGAACGAGTCAAAATCCCCTTCAACCTGTTCAAAGCTGATCTCCTGTTCTAGATATTCACACAAGTCTAGCACAACACGAGCATGAAGCACCATATAAAGCAGGCCCTTACACCCTTCCTGCATATTGATTAAACTGGGAAGTTACATCAATCACATAATTTATGGATAAAATTGTATCTCATTCACAAGTTCATGCTTGCATTAGTCACTGCTAAGGAGATACTTCTGTATTTTGCTGACAGCGGAAGGTGAAGGTAAAATAATGGTTGGTACATAATAGAGTGACCAGCAAACAATAAACAGGGTATTCTCATTATTGACATAACTCCATACCTGGAGAATGCGAACTTTATTGTTATCTCGTGATAAAATCTTACTGATTGCTAAATTTGGAACTATCCTGCaagaaattattgtttttcagGTTACGAAAAATGATATAACATCTGGAGGAAtcttttatattatgtttttcaatatattttgtgTAAAGAAGAAGCACACACTACTTACTCAGGAAGAGTCTCATATGAAGACATTACATTCCATACATCACGAACAGAAGCCTTAACTGTTATGGTTGCAAAAACGCAGCGATGAACACCTCCATTTTCCTTCacatgaaaacaattttatagGTAACTTTTATCACAAATTTAGCTCGTTCTCAGAATTAAGGCCAACACATAACTATTTTGTGCAGATAAGTTACCAAAAGTCCATCAAATCTACGGAGATGAATTTCATCCACCACACAAGGCCTGTCAAGTCTGCAAGTTTTTCCAAATGCACCCCAATTATTGATGTTCACCTCACTGGAAGGCATGGGCAAGGTACCAGGAATTGAGCTGACTAAATATTCTCTGTTTTCACACAAAGCACTATTTATCTTTTGGGCAGATGACTCATAAATATCACTAGAAGTTTTATCCAAGTGATTTTCTGGCAGGGAAAGTTTCTGATTTCCAGAAATATTCCTCTCAACTCTATATGCCAAGGCTCGGAGGTTCACAGGGAGATCTGATCTGATAATCCTTTCTAAGAAAATAGCTGGGAAGTTGAATCTTGGTATAACATTAACTTCATAAGATAAATTAGTCGATGAAGATCTGCAAGAAACAGAGTTGAAGAATAAACTATAAATTTTCGAGGTCAACGGCAAATGTGTAtaacttcattttctttcataCAATTGCATTGTGGCCTATACAAAAGTAGAATATAGTCAGGAGTTTAAGTTCAAAATACATTGATATGAAGCTATTCAACTGAATCATATAAGAACTTCCTTGTATCACAAGTGATGTACTAAAGATAAATACAGCGGTTTGAATTGAAGCAACCTTAAGATGTCCAATGAGTCCAGaagtaaaatcaaaatatagtcTCTATATTATGCAAGGCTGCTTAGCAAGTATTGGCTATCAGGGGTATAGGTCCTACCTTGTTCCAGATTTGACAGACCATTTGCCCTCAAACTTCTTAAAGTCTCCATCAACCATGGAAAAGTGAAGTTCTCGATCCCATGCCTGAAGCATTAAAAACAACGTGTATTTGAGTATGAGAACGTACAATTCTTGAGAAAGTTTTCCATCAACCAAGTAATGGCTGTAATGCAATTGGCTTTGGGTGCCTGCCAAGGATGCATAGACATTTAGACACTAAAATGAACACTTTGATTCCTTCTAGCTGTCTTATAcaagttatttattattgaatttgtATACCCACACAAATGAAAAGAatcataacaaataaataatagcATTTCATTTTATGTACATTGACCTACAAACATTGAATTTGAGTATTTGAAGTGAATGAGTTGTGATGGAGAGATGATTCGTCATATTTTCTTGCCTTCGTATGCAGTAGACAGATTAGTAGTGCAGTAACTTTATTTGTTTCAACATTTTGAATCCTAACAATGAACTCTCAACTTTTTCTCTTGTTAAGAATTTAAAAGGTTTATATCTAGTTCGATGCTGACATGAAGTAACTGAATCacagaagaataaaaatataatagcaAGTGTTTATGAATGAGATGCTTACAGAATTGATGAATTCTTGAAGATCCAACACAACACGAGCTTCTATGTGCCAATACATTGACCTTTGAAATCCTCTTTGCTCTAACCATATCCGTCCAGGATATGGGCAAGGAATTTTCCCactacaaaaaaagaaagacaaacaAACAATGCTCATAATCATGGGCTCATACAAAAACTACatgaaaaaatactataaatatcATTTGtattgttttcaaaaataaaattgacattTCATCTCGATAATTACAGCTAATTTTAGTCACTACCAGAAAAGTTTGATATGCCGACGGAATTTAGAGACCAACTCTGAAACAGTCAAAATGAATCAGGCAGAGATGAAAAATTTTGTAACATTAGAGACCAAAATTAGAGACAGAATTATCCGCCTCTATCCTTTGGCGTCTCTAATCAGTCTCTGTATATCAATGTcctgaattttaaaattctaatatgTTAGAGACGAATCTAGTCTGTCTCTAAgtcttctttttaattatagtaattaacTTTTATTACCGTATCttttttaaccattttttttatgttcagaaatcagaaatcaatagtaaatgatatattttatttataatataaaagtgTACTAAGGTTGTCCAGAAAAAGGCATCTATTACTGCGATGAAACGCCATTATTGACTAGAGGAAAAACATCTTATAATACTCTATTTAAGGTTTGTCCAATCTCTTACTGTCACTTTTCATTCTCATGTCTGCCATGATTTCTGATTAGTCAATTGGTGTATATACATGATAgtgtatagaaattaaattcttaatataCAAGTAAATAGCACATatactaaataaaaatgtttatacTGTCATCTTAAAAATGTCTGCTATTATTTCTTATTGATTTTTTACAGGTTACAGTGTTACACATTTtactatagaaaataaaatttcttgacATTAATTATAGTTTACCTTACCTCCACACAAGATTTGGAATGAAATCAGCGAGATGCTCATAATCAGTGAGAGCGTTCCAAACGGATTCAATGTCAGCATTGACAGAAATTTCGGCCTTAACTCTCCTTTCCCTCCAAGAAACCACTTGAACCTCACACTGCACCTCACGCTCACCCTCTTCatcttttgcttcttcttctacccCATTACTATTACCATTACCTACTTCTTTGTCACACCGGATTCTGGGTTTGCACTGAGTTGAGGAAACCGCAATGCCATTGTTAGTAGAGTGGGAGGGGAAGAAGAGGCTCAGAGATAGAAACGGAGGAGCTGGCTTGGATAGGAAGCGCAGAGAAAGAGGTTGAGCTCCTCCAAGGTTGGTGGTTGAAGAAGTTCTGCAAGTGGTGATCATGTCATGGAATGGAAGAAAGAGAGACAACAACAGTGAGTGAGTGGTGTGTAGAAGCAGAAAAAGATGTAGTAGTTGTTCATGTCATGGCATTGGTGCAGTGCATGCATGCATGATGGCCACTAGTTTTTGCTTCTGTCGTTTTCTGCTAGCTACTGTTTGGACTCTGCACTTTTCGTATGGATTGGTGGTTCTGATGCACACACGTTGCTGCCTTTTCATTGTATCcacaattttctatttttctgttCTGTGTCATACATACTAATACTAATTTAGTAATTTCAAATTCCCGGTTGGATCATGACATTGATGGAGAAATTTTTTAGTGGAACAGCAT belongs to Glycine soja cultivar W05 chromosome 5, ASM419377v2, whole genome shotgun sequence and includes:
- the LOC114413262 gene encoding uncharacterized protein LOC114413262 isoform X1 — encoded protein: MITTCRTSSTTNLGGAQPLSLRFLSKPAPPFLSLSLFFPSHSTNNGIAVSSTQCKPRIRCDKEVGNGNSNGVEEEAKDEEGEREVQCEVQVVSWRERRVKAEISVNADIESVWNALTDYEHLADFIPNLVWSGKIPCPYPGRIWLEQRGFQRSMYWHIEARVVLDLQEFINSAWDRELHFSMVDGDFKKFEGKWSVKSGTRSSSTNLSYEVNVIPRFNFPAIFLERIIRSDLPVNLRALAYRVERNISGNQKLSLPENHLDKTSSDIYESSAQKINSALCENREYLVSSIPGTLPMPSSEVNINNWGAFGKTCRLDRPCVVDEIHLRRFDGLLENGGVHRCVFATITVKASVRDVWNVMSSYETLPEIVPNLAISKILSRDNNKVRILQEGCKGLLYMVLHARVVLDLCEYLEQEISFEQVEGDFDSFHGKWTFEQLGNHHTLLKYSVESKMRKDTFLSEAIMEEVIYEDLPSNLCAIRDYIENRTASNMFEACKQNTDLGQQTVPSGFEDDDSYCSAEDLFDCNAQSSSQQRPRVPGLQRDIEVLKSELLKFIAEHGQEGFMPMRKQLRLHGRVDIEKAINRMGGFRKIATIMNLSLAYKHRKPKGYWDNLENLHYEISRFQRSWGMDPSFMPSRRSFERAGRFDIARALEKWGGLRQVSRLLSLKVRRQRSRQDNLAKDKKVDDDVASPDVDSEIKTPSRPTVSQDPQNWLTELKQLDINWVE
- the LOC114413262 gene encoding uncharacterized protein LOC114413262 isoform X2, which translates into the protein MKRVSVRCSVRFKWFLGGKGELRPKFLSMLTLNPFGTLSLIMSISLISFQILCGGKWENSLPISWTDMVRAKRISKVNVLAHRSSCCVGSSRIHQFCTQSQLHYSHYLVDGKLSQELYVLILKYTLFLMLQAWDRELHFSMVDGDFKKFEGKWSVKSGTRSSSTNLSYEVNVIPRFNFPAIFLERIIRSDLPVNLRALAYRVERNISGNQKLSLPENHLDKTSSDIYESSAQKINSALCENREYLVSSIPGTLPMPSSEVNINNWGAFGKTCRLDRPCVVDEIHLRRFDGLLENGGVHRCVFATITVKASVRDVWNVMSSYETLPEIVPNLAISKILSRDNNKVRILQEGCKGLLYMVLHARVVLDLCEYLEQEISFEQVEGDFDSFHGKWTFEQLGNHHTLLKYSVESKMRKDTFLSEAIMEEVIYEDLPSNLCAIRDYIENRTASNMFEACKQNTDLGQQTVPSGFEDDDSYCSAEDLFDCNAQSSSQQRPRVPGLQRDIEVLKSELLKFIAEHGQEGFMPMRKQLRLHGRVDIEKAINRMGGFRKIATIMNLSLAYKHRKPKGYWDNLENLHYEISRFQRSWGMDPSFMPSRRSFERAGRFDIARALEKWGGLRQVSRLLSLKVRRQRSRQDNLAKDKKVDDDVASPDVDSEIKTPSRPTVSQDPQNWLTELKQLDINWVE
- the LOC114413262 gene encoding uncharacterized protein LOC114413262 isoform X3; translated protein: MVRAKRISKVNVLAHRSSCCVGSSRIHQFCTQSQLHYSHYLVDGKLSQELYVLILKYTLFLMLQAWDRELHFSMVDGDFKKFEGKWSVKSGTRSSSTNLSYEVNVIPRFNFPAIFLERIIRSDLPVNLRALAYRVERNISGNQKLSLPENHLDKTSSDIYESSAQKINSALCENREYLVSSIPGTLPMPSSEVNINNWGAFGKTCRLDRPCVVDEIHLRRFDGLLENGGVHRCVFATITVKASVRDVWNVMSSYETLPEIVPNLAISKILSRDNNKVRILQEGCKGLLYMVLHARVVLDLCEYLEQEISFEQVEGDFDSFHGKWTFEQLGNHHTLLKYSVESKMRKDTFLSEAIMEEVIYEDLPSNLCAIRDYIENRTASNMFEACKQNTDLGQQTVPSGFEDDDSYCSAEDLFDCNAQSSSQQRPRVPGLQRDIEVLKSELLKFIAEHGQEGFMPMRKQLRLHGRVDIEKAINRMGGFRKIATIMNLSLAYKHRKPKGYWDNLENLHYEISRFQRSWGMDPSFMPSRRSFERAGRFDIARALEKWGGLRQVSRLLSLKVRRQRSRQDNLAKDKKVDDDVASPDVDSEIKTPSRPTVSQDPQNWLTELKQLDINWVE